Proteins from a genomic interval of Candidatus Omnitrophota bacterium:
- a CDS encoding alkaline phosphatase family protein, translating to MTIGSRNIKRTAVLLAVLLISGKFAFAGVQGQGRNTGDFTNIILVGWDGTNRDILTDFLRAGKLPNLKEIMRAGAMVNTEITTGRTETKPGWAEILTGYSSKTVGVLANRINYKPIPAGYTVFERLEDAFGDRGIITIFLAGKRQNLGARGRHRVWVTGPRKGWDREEVWAKGDFLPAEEMILSFEGEPYYTAKPRLDVYQNGLGNGEAVVKNTLKYIKKYAKSRFFMFTHFEEPDEQGHVFGGYSAEYGQALIKDDIWLGRIIAALKKLGIYEKTLIYVVTDHGFDIKGAKHRYEPHTFLITNDPKVKRNTGDRKDLAPTVLSRFGLDIDKIAPSLEGADLTR from the coding sequence ATGACCATTGGCAGTCGGAATATTAAAAGAACGGCGGTCCTGCTGGCTGTCCTGTTGATAAGCGGCAAATTCGCGTTTGCCGGGGTTCAGGGACAAGGCCGCAACACCGGCGATTTTACCAATATCATCCTGGTAGGCTGGGACGGAACTAACCGGGATATTTTAACGGACTTCCTGCGCGCGGGTAAGCTGCCGAACCTGAAAGAGATAATGCGCGCGGGAGCAATGGTCAATACCGAGATCACCACGGGACGGACCGAGACTAAGCCGGGATGGGCGGAGATATTGACCGGATATAGCAGCAAGACTGTCGGGGTCCTGGCTAACCGGATTAACTATAAACCTATACCGGCGGGCTATACTGTTTTCGAAAGGTTGGAGGACGCGTTTGGGGATCGGGGGATCATAACAATATTCCTGGCCGGAAAAAGGCAGAATTTAGGAGCGCGCGGCCGGCATCGCGTATGGGTCACCGGTCCCAGAAAAGGATGGGACCGCGAAGAAGTCTGGGCAAAAGGCGATTTTTTGCCGGCCGAGGAAATGATATTATCATTCGAAGGAGAGCCATATTATACGGCTAAACCCCGTCTGGATGTTTATCAGAATGGATTGGGAAACGGCGAGGCAGTAGTTAAAAACACCCTTAAATACATCAAGAAATACGCGAAATCGCGTTTCTTTATGTTTACGCATTTTGAGGAGCCCGATGAACAGGGGCACGTTTTCGGGGGATATTCCGCGGAATATGGCCAAGCCTTGATCAAAGACGACATCTGGCTGGGGAGGATCATTGCTGCATTAAAGAAACTGGGGATTTACGAAAAAACATTGATCTACGTTGTCACTGACCACGGTTTCGATATAAAAGGGGCCAAGCACCGCTATGAACCGCACACGTTCCTGATAACCAACGATCCCAAAGTGAAGCGAAATACCGGAGACAGGAAAGACCTTGCCCCGACGGTCCTATCCAGGTTCGGCCTGGACATTGATAAGATTGCCCCTTCTTTGGAAGGGGCTGATCTGACCAGGTAG
- a CDS encoding sulfatase-like hydrolase/transferase, whose protein sequence is MTLGQACSQAQPDPVAYDYEDFNLILIAINNIGVEHMSLYGYSRQTTPKLDAWAKNALVFDDAYTPASWTLPVMTTFFTSLYPYTHGIANRSFDNALSPETVVLPDLLRSYGYDTAAFTGGLDNNKVFSHMKGFNHIADNPAYTGFKITFKQASDWLRRNSGKKFFLFIQGYDAHAPFKPPKKFKGVFSDTAGKKITINPDLTYRGFEDHGGQYWAHYFIPEEGAYNGLRKRWKITPPVKITRDDIDHLRDLYDEEVLSVDSQTASFLDSLGKGLLKNTIIVVFSEHGEMFAKHGRFGRAGTLRGVLYDDVVHVPLMIKLPGQKGRRITGFVNMADMMPTILDLLGIPAIKNIQGLSLIPLMKDQTQINDHIYAGASYNLTKIREKKLYMNPNVNESIRNADWKLIHEIIYEQENPKIPRSEWLNIKSETYELYHLASDPDELTNVLDKHPQMATALCQKLKKWSEDCRSFSNHAAVTSKIPDGILEDARENGYW, encoded by the coding sequence GTGACTCTCGGGCAAGCCTGTAGTCAGGCCCAGCCTGATCCGGTTGCCTATGATTACGAGGATTTCAATCTAATCCTTATCGCCATCAATAATATCGGCGTCGAGCATATGAGTCTTTACGGATACAGCCGCCAGACCACCCCTAAACTGGATGCCTGGGCCAAGAATGCCCTGGTATTCGATGACGCGTATACCCCGGCATCCTGGACCCTGCCGGTGATGACTACCTTTTTTACTTCATTATACCCGTATACCCACGGGATCGCCAACCGTTCTTTTGATAATGCGCTGTCGCCCGAAACAGTCGTTTTGCCTGATTTACTGCGAAGCTATGGATATGATACCGCCGCTTTTACCGGCGGCCTGGACAATAACAAGGTTTTCAGCCATATGAAAGGGTTCAACCATATCGCGGATAATCCGGCGTATACGGGCTTTAAAATAACATTTAAACAAGCCTCTGACTGGCTCCGCAGGAATTCCGGGAAAAAGTTCTTTCTATTTATACAAGGTTATGACGCGCACGCGCCTTTCAAGCCTCCGAAAAAGTTCAAGGGAGTATTCAGCGATACTGCCGGCAAGAAGATCACGATAAACCCGGATTTAACCTATCGCGGGTTTGAGGACCACGGCGGCCAATACTGGGCGCATTATTTCATCCCGGAAGAAGGCGCATATAACGGCCTGCGAAAAAGATGGAAGATAACGCCGCCGGTAAAAATAACCCGTGATGATATAGACCATCTGCGGGACCTTTATGATGAAGAAGTGCTATCTGTCGATTCGCAAACGGCAAGCTTCCTTGATTCTCTTGGTAAGGGTCTACTTAAAAATACAATAATCGTCGTTTTTTCCGAGCACGGGGAGATGTTCGCCAAGCATGGGAGGTTTGGGCGCGCAGGGACATTGCGCGGCGTGCTTTATGACGATGTGGTCCATGTGCCTTTGATGATAAAACTTCCCGGGCAAAAAGGCCGGAGGATAACCGGATTTGTCAATATGGCCGATATGATGCCGACAATCCTGGATTTATTGGGTATCCCCGCTATAAAGAATATCCAGGGGCTGTCCCTGATCCCGCTGATGAAGGATCAGACCCAGATAAATGATCATATCTATGCAGGCGCGTCGTATAACCTCACGAAGATACGCGAAAAAAAATTATATATGAACCCCAACGTCAATGAATCCATACGCAACGCCGATTGGAAGCTTATACATGAGATAATTTATGAGCAGGAAAACCCGAAAATCCCCAGGTCCGAATGGCTCAATATCAAATCGGAGACATACGAGCTATATCATCTCGCGAGCGACCCTGACGAACTTACGAATGTGCTCGATAAACATCCTCAAATGGCAACGGCGCTTTGCCAGAAACTAAAAAAGTGGTCTGAGGATTGCAGGAGTTTCAGTAACCACGCCGCGGTAACCTCAAAAATACCGGATGGCATATTAGAGGATGCCCGTGAAAACGGCTATTGGTAA